One region of Sulfurisphaera ohwakuensis genomic DNA includes:
- a CDS encoding nucleotidyltransferase domain-containing protein codes for MSSWVKRKFEHLRKWREYAEIIAKASKDIDPNSKVYVFGGVAEDRITVLSDIDILIVSEVKERFKFKLEVFKRALDVYGLPFDVPVELHVTDKEGFKEYLKYSKVIEID; via the coding sequence GTGTCAAGCTGGGTTAAAAGAAAATTTGAGCATCTAAGGAAGTGGAGAGAATATGCTGAGATTATTGCTAAGGCTTCAAAGGACATTGACCCTAATTCTAAAGTTTATGTATTTGGAGGAGTTGCAGAGGACAGAATTACGGTTTTAAGTGATATTGATATTCTGATTGTTTCTGAAGTCAAGGAGAGGTTTAAGTTTAAGTTAGAAGTATTTAAGAGAGCTTTAGACGTTTATGGTCTTCCTTTTGATGTCCCGGTAGAATTGCACGTTACTGACAAAGAGGGGTTTAAAGAATATTTAAAATACTCTAAGGTCATAGAAATAGATTAG
- a CDS encoding HEPN domain-containing protein has translation MSGNYVKKLKERAMSALNIAKSTNYSNWKVFLAEQAAQLYIKAVYYELIGDRLRGHEIRGLIGQLALELEKNGFLEEAKKLRDFVVRNRDVLFFLEESYIDSRYGEEDFEDRFVGDAIKVAIDLIDLLEEVVKSVKLG, from the coding sequence ATGAGCGGAAATTACGTAAAAAAGCTTAAGGAAAGGGCAATGAGTGCACTTAATATAGCGAAAAGCACTAATTACTCTAACTGGAAAGTATTTCTTGCAGAACAAGCTGCACAGCTTTATATTAAGGCTGTTTATTACGAGTTAATTGGGGATAGACTGAGAGGACATGAGATAAGAGGTTTAATAGGTCAGTTAGCATTAGAACTTGAAAAGAACGGATTTTTGGAAGAGGCTAAGAAACTTAGAGATTTTGTGGTTAGAAATCGTGATGTTTTATTTTTCCTAGAGGAAAGTTATATTGATAGCAGATATGGTGAGGAGGATTTTGAAGATAGGTTTGTAGGTGACGCTATTAAAGTAGCCATTGATTTAATTGATCTCTTGGAAGAGGTTGTTAAAAGTGTCAAGCTGGGTTAA
- a CDS encoding HEPN domain-containing protein, with translation MGSYEKASLLCRRALSYLKVAKDAFHEGLYDVSATNCQISAELLIKSTYLFLGFVYPETHNIRKLLSELANLTKLEEIGRLVKEKRKELNLVELSRFEGQYSPVDVDSELASDCLDTVENIILPLMKKIWGEKLCGD, from the coding sequence ATGGGTTCATACGAAAAAGCATCTTTGCTTTGTAGGAGGGCATTAAGTTACTTAAAAGTTGCTAAAGATGCTTTCCATGAAGGGCTTTATGATGTTTCGGCAACTAACTGTCAAATTTCAGCTGAACTATTAATAAAATCCACTTATCTATTTCTCGGTTTTGTATATCCAGAAACCCATAACATTAGGAAGCTTTTAAGTGAATTGGCTAACTTAACTAAACTAGAAGAGATAGGTAGATTAGTTAAGGAAAAGAGAAAGGAACTCAACTTAGTAGAACTTAGTAGATTTGAAGGCCAATATTCACCAGTTGATGTTGATTCTGAGTTAGCCTCGGATTGTTTAGATACAGTAGAAAACATAATTTTACCTCTAATGAAGAAAATATGGGGGGAGAAGTTGTGTGGGGACTAG
- a CDS encoding nucleotidyltransferase domain-containing protein translates to MWGLDYIKYLESNWRKIAEGVKLAAEKLGRVDKVIVFGSVIKGKITGSSDLDIAVFYDEELTDKEKIRRALEILNGVDEEIAVINIQVLMKKEEDFFLKLVKEYVEV, encoded by the coding sequence GTGTGGGGACTAGATTACATAAAATACCTAGAAAGTAACTGGAGGAAAATTGCTGAAGGAGTAAAGTTAGCTGCTGAAAAACTGGGAAGAGTTGATAAAGTAATAGTATTTGGATCGGTAATTAAGGGCAAAATCACGGGTAGTAGCGATTTGGATATAGCAGTATTTTATGACGAGGAGCTAACAGATAAGGAAAAGATAAGGAGAGCTTTGGAAATACTTAATGGAGTAGACGAGGAAATAGCTGTAATAAATATTCAAGTACTTATGAAGAAGGAAGAGGATTTCTTTTTAAAGTTGGTCAAAGAGTATGTAGAAGTATGA
- a CDS encoding DUF4322 domain-containing protein, whose product MIIPDSIHPKTLTQIKEKLFSIINFKGRKAEEVKKTLVTAALTKDSAENKAKEFGISPQTVRNYVSMGTFFFA is encoded by the coding sequence TTGATAATACCAGACTCCATCCACCCAAAAACACTTACACAAATCAAGGAAAAATTATTTTCCATCATAAACTTCAAGGGAAGAAAGGCAGAAGAAGTCAAGAAAACACTTGTAACAGCAGCACTAACAAAAGATTCAGCAGAAAACAAGGCAAAAGAATTTGGCATCTCACCACAAACAGTAAGAAACTACGTCAGTATGGGAACCTTTTTTTTCGCGTAA
- a CDS encoding PIN domain-containing protein — protein MEEVVVDTNFVIAVIFEDHIFHKLAIDDWGKIHKAYLPIIAVSELAYFLIKNRFNLDDVLENVLSDPKIEVVENTLEDVYFTIKNSPKSYDDFNDYMIISLAKRLGLKILTYDEKMKRKQKS, from the coding sequence TTGGAAGAAGTAGTAGTTGATACCAATTTTGTGATTGCTGTAATTTTTGAGGATCATATTTTTCATAAATTAGCAATAGATGATTGGGGAAAAATACACAAAGCTTATTTGCCTATAATTGCTGTTTCTGAACTTGCATACTTCTTAATAAAAAATAGATTTAATTTAGATGATGTTTTAGAAAATGTTTTATCTGATCCGAAGATAGAAGTAGTCGAAAATACTTTGGAGGACGTATATTTCACAATAAAAAATTCGCCTAAATCTTATGATGATTTTAACGATTATATGATAATTTCTCTAGCTAAAAGACTGGGGCTTAAAATACTTACTTATGACGAGAAAATGAAAAGAAAACAAAAAAGTTAA
- a CDS encoding AbrB/MazE/SpoVT family DNA-binding domain-containing protein → MEEVKVTRNYQITIPSTIRAKLNIRVGDKLLVYVENNKIIIEKKSGNITSLNLKLGRKFTDEDINKIIAEAGEEIGRSSS, encoded by the coding sequence ATGGAAGAAGTTAAAGTTACGAGAAACTATCAGATAACTATCCCCTCCACGATCAGAGCTAAACTAAATATTCGAGTTGGTGACAAACTGTTAGTTTATGTTGAAAATAATAAAATAATTATAGAAAAGAAAAGCGGAAATATCACATCGTTAAACCTTAAATTAGGTAGGAAGTTTACCGATGAAGATATTAACAAAATCATAGCCGAGGCTGGAGAGGAAATTGGAAGAAGTAGTAGTTGA
- a CDS encoding IS607 family transposase, producing MERYLTPSEVAEIFGMSRSGIIKWIREGKIKAIEINGRWRIPYSEVERLISGKEKVKQVAIYARVSSNTQKDDLERQLNTLKEWVKKTFGEVSVTEVKDIGSGLKEDRRGLKKLIELAKRRQIDTVVVAYKDRLTRFGFEYLVELFKAYGVNIIVAFQDEPKDYIQELVEDFAEIVKSFASKIYGHKYEKVIKCVEDTEKDN from the coding sequence GTGGAGAGGTATTTAACACCTAGTGAAGTTGCCGAGATCTTTGGGATGAGTAGGAGTGGTATTATTAAGTGGATTAGGGAAGGGAAAATAAAGGCTATTGAAATTAACGGTAGGTGGAGAATACCTTACAGTGAAGTAGAAAGATTAATAAGTGGAAAAGAAAAAGTTAAACAAGTAGCAATTTACGCTAGAGTCTCATCAAACACACAAAAGGACGACTTAGAGAGACAACTAAACACGTTGAAGGAATGGGTTAAGAAAACCTTCGGAGAAGTGAGTGTAACTGAAGTTAAGGACATTGGCTCTGGATTGAAAGAAGATAGAAGAGGATTAAAGAAACTCATAGAATTAGCCAAGAGGAGACAGATCGATACAGTAGTAGTAGCATACAAGGACAGACTAACACGTTTCGGCTTCGAATACCTCGTAGAGTTATTCAAAGCTTACGGAGTAAACATCATCGTGGCTTTCCAAGATGAGCCAAAGGATTACATACAAGAGCTAGTAGAGGACTTTGCAGAAATCGTAAAATCCTTTGCTTCAAAAATTTACGGCCATAAGTACGAGAAGGTGATAAAATGTGTTGAAGACACTGAAAAGGACAATTAA
- a CDS encoding type II toxin-antitoxin system CcdA family antitoxin codes for MTEWVTISTKVRKEVVEKARKYGINISEILRESLEKEIEKREEEEARKSSKRIAEELKLSAEEVVRLIREDRQR; via the coding sequence ATGACAGAATGGGTTACAATATCAACTAAAGTCAGAAAAGAAGTAGTTGAAAAAGCGAGAAAGTATGGTATTAACATATCGGAAATACTTAGAGAATCGCTAGAGAAAGAAATAGAGAAGAGAGAAGAGGAAGAAGCAAGAAAGTCCTCTAAGAGAATTGCGGAGGAGTTAAAATTATCCGCAGAAGAGGTTGTAAGGCTAATTAGGGAGGACAGACAAAGGTGA
- a CDS encoding type II toxin-antitoxin system VapC family toxin, whose product MKYVLDTSAIINLIQRLKDESIDLFKECITADLVYYELGNFLWKIKRIDLLSDFTNILKFIRIENVTLSKEVLEIAINENLTYYDATYLFLSRKYNIPLVSDDKDLISRGAIESKKIKN is encoded by the coding sequence GTGAAGTATGTTTTAGATACATCAGCGATTATTAATTTGATTCAAAGACTTAAAGATGAATCGATAGACCTTTTTAAAGAGTGTATAACTGCTGATTTAGTATACTATGAGCTCGGAAATTTTCTTTGGAAGATTAAGAGGATTGACTTACTATCTGACTTTACAAACATATTAAAGTTCATTAGGATAGAAAATGTGACCTTATCCAAGGAAGTATTAGAGATTGCAATTAATGAAAATCTGACTTATTATGATGCTACTTATCTATTTTTGAGTAGAAAATATAATATTCCACTAGTAAGTGACGATAAAGATTTAATAAGTAGAGGAGCAATAGAAAGTAAGAAAATTAAGAATTAA
- a CDS encoding ABC transporter permease, with protein sequence MTVEAQKEERRNLSPYHGLWTLTSRELKKWYKAPVILLLSIIQPIFWIALFGKAMNLGSIFTGTSINLPGITIPKSIIDQIGQEILKQTFGTTDYFSFLAAGMLSFIVLFTSMQSGMSIVWDRRLGVLDRLLTTPVPRGNIIIAKVLNSVIRSLVQATIVLIVAVLLGMTFAPGINALDFLGVYAALFLMSFGLSSLFLMLALRASDWQSQMAIMNLLNLPLLFTSNAFYPIKSMPSWLKPIAYINPLTYSNGAIRGLLLGIQTNLTIDFLYLGLFALILSTIGILLSWKYLST encoded by the coding sequence ATGACAGTAGAAGCTCAAAAAGAAGAAAGGAGAAACTTATCGCCTTATCACGGTTTATGGACACTAACATCTAGAGAATTAAAGAAGTGGTATAAAGCCCCAGTAATCCTTTTACTATCCATAATACAACCAATATTCTGGATAGCATTATTTGGAAAAGCTATGAATTTAGGGAGCATATTTACTGGCACATCAATAAACCTTCCCGGAATAACGATACCTAAGAGTATAATTGATCAAATTGGACAAGAAATACTTAAACAAACATTTGGGACAACGGATTACTTCTCCTTCCTAGCTGCAGGAATGTTATCCTTTATCGTATTATTCACTTCGATGCAGAGCGGTATGTCAATAGTCTGGGACAGAAGATTAGGTGTGCTAGATAGATTATTAACAACACCAGTACCTAGAGGAAACATAATTATAGCTAAAGTACTAAATTCTGTTATAAGATCATTAGTTCAGGCAACAATAGTCTTAATAGTCGCAGTATTACTGGGAATGACTTTTGCACCGGGTATTAACGCTTTAGATTTCTTAGGAGTTTATGCAGCATTATTCCTAATGTCTTTTGGGCTATCATCACTTTTCCTAATGCTCGCATTAAGAGCGAGTGACTGGCAATCACAAATGGCAATAATGAACCTACTTAACTTACCGCTATTGTTTACCAGTAATGCATTCTACCCAATAAAATCAATGCCCTCATGGTTAAAGCCCATAGCTTATATAAATCCGCTAACCTACTCTAACGGTGCAATAAGAGGACTCCTATTGGGAATACAGACAAACTTAACAATTGACTTCCTTTATCTAGGCTTGTTCGCATTAATTTTATCTACTATAGGAATCTTACTATCATGGAAGTACTTATCAACGTGA
- a CDS encoding ATP-binding cassette domain-containing protein → MRNVMIKAINLTKKFGNFVAVDHINFEVYDGEIFGFLGPNGAGKSTTIKMLTTVLKPTEGTAIVNGYDIIKEPAKVRQSIGVVPQEYTADEDLTGWENIMMMAGLYGIPKSVAEKRAKELLEMVELTYAANRKVSTYSGGMRRRLEIAMSLVSRPKVLFLDEPTIGLDAQTRAAIWQYIRKLKEEYDMTIFVTTHYLEEADMYGDRIAIIDKGKILAIGSPKELKERIGGDVISLQTNNDEKALTVLSNLFTDGILEVKKFQDGIRIKVKNGEEKAPEILEVLMKNGIKVTRMSITEPTMDEVYMEITGKSLRDEEASSQEMFAFRRTLRRARG, encoded by the coding sequence ATGCGTAATGTAATGATAAAAGCAATAAACCTAACCAAAAAATTCGGTAACTTTGTGGCTGTAGATCATATAAACTTCGAAGTCTATGATGGAGAGATTTTTGGTTTCTTAGGACCAAACGGAGCAGGAAAGTCAACAACTATCAAAATGCTAACAACAGTGCTAAAACCTACAGAAGGAACTGCAATCGTTAATGGCTATGATATAATTAAAGAACCGGCTAAAGTTAGGCAGTCAATAGGTGTAGTACCCCAAGAATATACCGCTGATGAAGACCTAACAGGTTGGGAAAATATTATGATGATGGCCGGGCTTTACGGAATACCTAAAAGCGTTGCAGAAAAAAGGGCAAAGGAATTGTTAGAGATGGTAGAACTAACATATGCTGCAAATAGGAAAGTCTCAACTTATTCCGGAGGGATGAGAAGAAGATTAGAAATTGCCATGTCCTTAGTTAGTAGACCCAAAGTGCTATTTCTTGATGAACCAACGATAGGTTTAGACGCACAAACTAGAGCAGCTATATGGCAGTATATTAGAAAGTTAAAGGAAGAATATGATATGACAATATTCGTAACTACTCATTATTTAGAAGAGGCAGACATGTACGGGGACAGAATTGCAATAATAGATAAAGGTAAAATACTAGCTATTGGTTCACCTAAGGAGTTGAAAGAAAGAATAGGTGGTGATGTTATCTCATTACAAACAAATAATGACGAAAAAGCACTGACAGTTCTTTCCAATCTTTTCACTGACGGTATACTTGAAGTTAAGAAGTTTCAAGACGGTATAAGAATAAAAGTGAAAAACGGGGAGGAAAAAGCACCAGAAATCTTAGAAGTCTTAATGAAAAATGGTATTAAGGTTACTAGAATGTCAATAACAGAACCTACAATGGATGAAGTTTACATGGAGATAACTGGTAAAAGTTTAAGAGATGAAGAAGCAAGCTCACAGGAAATGTTTGCATTTAGAAGAACCTTAAGGAGGGCGAGAGGATGA
- a CDS encoding PadR family transcriptional regulator, protein MSELIAKQKGRLRNLILWLLWQSPRRGIDIIDDIYKMTWGWWKPSPGSVYPLLAKMEEEGVIEKLDDGRYSITQKGIEEIKYLLPSRYSGSVEDAVEELKGILMFFKEVDRNKLHPHKEKILELLKQIQGVIENA, encoded by the coding sequence ATGAGTGAATTAATAGCAAAGCAAAAAGGTAGATTGAGGAACCTTATACTTTGGCTATTATGGCAGTCTCCGAGGAGAGGAATAGATATTATTGACGATATATATAAAATGACCTGGGGCTGGTGGAAACCATCACCCGGCTCAGTATATCCCTTATTAGCAAAAATGGAAGAAGAGGGAGTTATAGAGAAGTTAGATGACGGAAGATACAGTATTACACAGAAAGGAATTGAAGAGATAAAATATCTTTTACCATCAAGATATTCCGGCTCAGTGGAAGATGCAGTGGAGGAACTTAAAGGAATTTTAATGTTTTTTAAAGAAGTTGATAGAAATAAGCTTCACCCTCATAAAGAGAAGATCCTAGAATTATTAAAACAAATACAAGGGGTGATAGAAAATGCGTAA
- a CDS encoding CBS domain-containing protein: MLIGQLITKNLVSLPSNSTIKEVADMMIKENVGSVVLKDGDKITGIVTERDIVNAVHRGLSLNSPAIEIASTNLIRIDYNKSIYDAFYLMTRNNIRHLIIEKDGKCVGVISIRDVAKAFSLMIAEQMSY; this comes from the coding sequence ATGTTAATAGGTCAATTAATTACTAAAAATTTAGTAAGTCTACCTTCAAACTCAACAATTAAGGAAGTAGCAGACATGATGATAAAGGAAAATGTAGGTTCAGTAGTTCTTAAGGATGGAGATAAGATAACAGGGATCGTAACTGAGAGGGATATAGTCAATGCTGTCCACAGAGGATTAAGTCTCAATTCACCAGCTATCGAAATAGCTTCAACTAATTTAATAAGGATTGATTATAACAAGAGTATTTATGACGCTTTTTATTTAATGACCAGGAACAATATTAGGCATTTGATAATTGAAAAAGACGGAAAATGTGTGGGTGTTATATCAATAAGAGATGTCGCTAAGGCTTTCTCTCTAATGATAGCAGAGCAAATGAGTTATTGA
- a CDS encoding ferredoxin family protein → MRVEERLYTLRYKRDEKPHLEIKDQQVCNKCHETYKSPCITVCPANVYSFVEGKIIVSYENCLECGACKIVCPFNNIVWKYPRYGLGISLRYG, encoded by the coding sequence ATGAGAGTAGAAGAAAGACTTTACACACTAAGATATAAAAGAGATGAGAAACCACACCTTGAGATAAAAGATCAACAAGTTTGCAATAAATGTCATGAGACTTATAAATCACCATGTATTACCGTTTGTCCAGCAAACGTATACTCTTTTGTCGAAGGAAAAATAATAGTCTCATATGAAAATTGCCTTGAATGCGGGGCTTGTAAAATAGTTTGCCCATTTAATAACATTGTCTGGAAATACCCGAGATACGGTTTAGGAATATCTTTAAGATACGGATGA
- a CDS encoding NAD(P)/FAD-dependent oxidoreductase → MKYDAIVIGAGPSGSASAYTLAKNGYKVLLIERGSEPGAKNVSGAMIRESEISKVFETKDIPFERIVKRVRLIFRSKDDESEIVVKPKSKLYTISRLKFDKWLAQRAESAGALLITKTTVTGIEGNKVITERGSVEGDKIVIAEGANALLSMSLGLRRELKNEETVLGVKEVYASTRNEVEKRFNLQGDEGESWRIITDYPFPSAGFIYTYKDSVAIGVGARVDEIITMGIRPFELLDSFKTPYAELVKGFSLREYSAKIIPENGFPSFKPCEGSVYVAGDALGLVDPLTFDGIGPAIISGYLAGKAENCYSYSKMLFEAREISKVIKSRPLVKELLPNIGLYSHLVNDFLTSWVEGDFSKLKYYKSSLGKLMKHLILGLGVIE, encoded by the coding sequence ATGAAATACGATGCAATTGTAATTGGTGCTGGTCCATCTGGTTCAGCATCAGCTTATACTTTAGCAAAAAATGGGTATAAAGTACTTTTAATAGAGAGAGGCTCAGAACCCGGAGCAAAGAATGTTTCTGGGGCGATGATAAGGGAGTCTGAAATTTCTAAAGTCTTTGAAACTAAGGATATCCCATTTGAAAGAATAGTAAAAAGAGTTAGACTAATTTTCAGAAGTAAAGATGATGAAAGTGAGATTGTAGTTAAACCTAAGAGTAAACTGTATACGATTTCACGTTTAAAATTCGATAAATGGTTAGCTCAAAGGGCTGAAAGTGCGGGAGCATTATTAATTACTAAAACTACTGTAACTGGAATTGAAGGTAATAAAGTTATAACTGAAAGGGGAAGCGTTGAAGGAGATAAGATCGTTATTGCAGAAGGAGCTAACGCTTTACTTTCAATGTCCTTAGGGCTTAGAAGAGAGTTAAAGAACGAGGAAACGGTCTTAGGAGTAAAAGAGGTTTATGCATCTACAAGAAATGAAGTTGAGAAAAGGTTTAATCTACAAGGTGATGAAGGAGAAAGCTGGAGGATAATAACCGATTATCCTTTTCCATCAGCAGGTTTTATTTATACTTACAAGGACTCAGTAGCTATAGGTGTTGGAGCTAGGGTTGATGAGATTATAACTATGGGTATCAGACCTTTTGAACTTCTGGATTCATTTAAGACGCCATACGCAGAGTTAGTAAAAGGTTTCTCACTAAGGGAATACTCGGCAAAGATAATTCCTGAGAACGGATTTCCATCATTTAAACCTTGTGAAGGATCAGTTTATGTTGCTGGTGACGCGTTAGGATTAGTTGACCCGCTAACTTTTGACGGCATTGGACCAGCAATTATATCAGGTTACTTAGCCGGAAAGGCTGAGAACTGTTACTCATATTCAAAAATGCTTTTCGAAGCTAGAGAAATATCTAAGGTTATAAAATCAAGACCACTAGTTAAGGAGTTATTGCCAAACATAGGCCTTTATTCTCATCTTGTTAATGATTTCTTAACAAGTTGGGTTGAAGGAGACTTTTCAAAGTTAAAATATTACAAAAGCAGTTTAGGTAAACTCATGAAGCATTTAATCTTAGGTTTAGGGGTGATAGAATGA
- a CDS encoding FAD-binding protein: MRIFVSIKQVPDADDLRIDPVTNNLVREGVPAVINPPDLHAIEEGIRLRERYGGKVIVITMGPPQAENALREAIAMGADEAYLITDRAMAGADTWATSYTLYKAIKKIGEGDIYLFGRRAVDGETEQVGPQTGKWLGIPSVGYVSKFIEIGEGKAKVIRTVENEEEEIEVPLPAVFTVLETINKPREPDILSLIKSKTVKIPKLSKDDIGAEPNKIGLSGSPTKVIKVHPPPKTRNPEIYRGNDAPQWVYDKIVKSLKEVNEIKETYVKPQPKAKVNGEIWVYIDHTGDEVNRVSWEIMSEGRRIADLLDTKLAGVIVGDDEVKPIIKEAFNYGVDKVYHARVKGFPFYINDVYTRALSKVIKKYKPEAIFFPGTRNSRELASTTAIEVDTGLIADCVSFDVDEKGIIYSTRPDFGGKEMSTIICPNHKPVMITVRGGVFYPIKIPKEGEVIVEEIEDLSTKFKVLNYTKLQKRNVLAEADIVVGVGRGIKSPENIKLAEELASVLNGVVGVSKPLADMGWYPKERQIGQTGTTIRPKLYIALGVSGAVQHLVGISGARRIIAVNIDPEAPIFQNCDYGVIGDIFEVVPELIKIVKEKGVPQ; encoded by the coding sequence ATGAGAATATTTGTTTCAATTAAGCAAGTTCCAGATGCCGATGATTTAAGAATAGATCCAGTAACAAATAATCTTGTAAGGGAAGGAGTCCCAGCCGTAATTAACCCACCAGATTTACATGCAATTGAAGAGGGAATTAGGCTTAGAGAAAGGTACGGTGGAAAAGTTATAGTAATTACTATGGGCCCGCCACAAGCTGAAAATGCCTTAAGAGAAGCAATAGCGATGGGTGCTGACGAGGCATATTTAATAACTGACAGAGCTATGGCTGGTGCTGATACATGGGCAACCTCATATACTTTATACAAGGCAATAAAGAAGATTGGTGAAGGCGATATTTACTTATTCGGAAGAAGAGCAGTGGATGGAGAAACAGAACAAGTTGGACCACAAACTGGAAAATGGCTGGGAATTCCTTCAGTTGGTTATGTGTCAAAATTCATAGAAATTGGTGAGGGAAAAGCCAAAGTAATTAGGACTGTTGAGAACGAGGAAGAAGAAATAGAAGTTCCTTTACCTGCAGTTTTTACAGTTTTAGAAACGATAAATAAACCCAGAGAGCCTGATATTCTTAGCCTAATTAAATCAAAAACCGTTAAGATACCTAAATTATCTAAGGATGATATAGGTGCTGAGCCTAATAAAATTGGTTTATCTGGCTCACCAACCAAAGTAATTAAAGTTCATCCACCACCAAAAACAAGAAACCCAGAAATTTACAGAGGTAATGATGCACCACAATGGGTTTATGATAAAATTGTTAAATCGTTGAAGGAAGTCAATGAAATAAAAGAGACATATGTTAAACCCCAACCAAAGGCTAAGGTAAATGGTGAAATATGGGTTTATATTGACCATACTGGAGATGAGGTAAACAGAGTATCATGGGAAATTATGTCTGAAGGGAGAAGAATAGCAGATCTCTTAGATACTAAATTAGCTGGTGTAATAGTTGGAGATGATGAGGTTAAACCAATTATTAAAGAGGCATTTAATTACGGTGTTGATAAGGTATATCATGCTAGAGTTAAAGGATTTCCGTTCTACATTAATGATGTTTATACTAGGGCTTTATCAAAAGTTATTAAGAAATATAAACCTGAAGCCATATTCTTCCCTGGTACAAGAAATTCAAGGGAATTAGCTTCAACTACTGCAATAGAAGTTGACACTGGATTGATTGCTGATTGTGTGAGTTTTGATGTTGATGAAAAAGGAATAATCTATTCAACAAGACCGGATTTCGGAGGAAAGGAAATGAGTACAATTATTTGTCCTAATCATAAGCCAGTTATGATAACAGTAAGAGGTGGAGTGTTTTATCCCATTAAAATTCCAAAGGAAGGAGAAGTCATAGTTGAGGAAATAGAAGATCTTTCTACTAAATTTAAAGTATTGAATTACACTAAACTACAGAAGAGGAATGTACTAGCTGAAGCAGATATAGTTGTAGGTGTTGGTAGGGGAATTAAGTCACCAGAAAATATTAAACTTGCTGAGGAATTGGCTTCAGTACTTAACGGAGTTGTAGGTGTTTCTAAGCCCTTAGCTGATATGGGCTGGTATCCTAAAGAAAGACAGATAGGTCAAACCGGGACTACAATTAGGCCTAAGCTTTACATTGCTCTCGGAGTTTCTGGAGCAGTACAACACCTTGTAGGAATTTCTGGAGCGAGAAGAATAATAGCGGTAAACATAGATCCCGAAGCACCGATATTTCAAAATTGTGATTATGGTGTAATAGGAGATATTTTTGAAGTAGTCCCAGAATTAATTAAAATTGTCAAGGAAAAGGGTGTTCCGCAATGA